The Echeneis naucrates chromosome 10, fEcheNa1.1, whole genome shotgun sequence genome has a window encoding:
- the anxa5a gene encoding annexin A5a, whose protein sequence is MRKRVLSAFSCDTAASVPENQERPPEPQITCERHKDTHLLKAYLPSAKRMTFRGSVRPFVNFNAKHDAEVLHKAMKGIGTDEDTILMLLAARSNDQRQQIKAAYKKAYGKDLLSALKSELGGLLESLIVALMTPPRSYDASQLHKALKGAGTDDDVLIEILASRTGEQVKDVIKVYKKEFGSKLEKDVCGDTSGHYQKLLVILLQGSREEGVDESKIEKDAQDLYAAGEGKFGTDEEKFITILGNRSAEHLRKVFDAYKKLSGSDIEDSIKGETTGNLEGLLLAVVKCAKSVPEYFAESLYKSMRRAGTDDDTLMRIMVSRSEVDMLDIRACFKKMYGESLHTTIQEDTSGDYQKALLYLCGGND, encoded by the exons ATGAGGAAACGTGTCCTGTCAGCTTTCTCCTGTGACACTGCAGCCTCTGTGCCAGAGAATCAGGAGCGTCCACCTGAGCCACAGATCACCTGCGAgcgacacaaagacacacacctgcTG AAAGCTTACCTTCCATCAGCAAAAAGGATG ACGTTCAGAGGCAGCGTGAGACCATTCGTTAACTTCAACGCCAAACATGATGCTGAGGTCCTCCATAAAGCCATGAAAGGAATTG gtACTGATGAAGATACCATCCTCATGCTCCTGGCGGCACGCAGCAACGATCAGCGCCAGCAAATTAAAGCTGCGTACAAAAAGGCCTATGGAAAG GACCTGCTCAGCGCGCTGAAATCGGAGCTCGGCGGGCTGTTGGAGAGTCTGATTGTGGCCTTGATGACTCCACCTCGATCTTATGATGCATCTCAGCTGCACAAGGCTCTCAAG GGCGCCGGGACTGATGACGACGTGCTGATTGAGATCTTGGCCTCCAGGACCGGAGAACAGGTCAAAGACGTCATCAAAGTGTACAAGAAAG aGTTTGGCAGTAAGCTGGAGAAAGATGTCTGCGGCGACACCTCGGGACATTATCAGAAACTCCTGGTGATCCTGCTCCAG GggagcagggaggagggagTGGATGAGAGCAAGATCGAGAAGGATGCTCAG GACTTGTATGCTGCCGGCGAGGGCAAGTTTGGCACCGATGAGGAAAAATTCATCACAATTCTTGGCAACAGGAGTGCAGAGCATCTCAGGAAAG TGTTTGACGCCTACAAGAAGCTCTCTGGCTCAGATATAGAGGACAGCATTAAAGGAGAGACAACTGGGAATTTGGAGGGCTTGCTGCTTGCTGTTG tgAAATGTGCCAAAAGCGTCCCTGAGTATTTTGCTGAAAGCCTGTATAAATCTATGAGG CGCGCCGGGACCGATGACGACACGCTGATGAGGATAATGGTGTCCAGGAGCGAGGTGGACATGCTGGACATCAGAGCCTGCTTCAAGAAGATGTACGGGGAGTCACTGCACACCACCATCCAG GAGGACACGAGCGGAGACTACCAGAAGGCTTTGCTCTACCTCTGCGGTGGGAATGACTGA